The following DNA comes from Mycobacterium sp. MS1601.
ATGTCGTCACTCGTCGGCTCTGGAAGCACGCTGCTCAACCTAGATCGCGATTTGTGCAAACGCCCATAATGTGAGCGCGCGTTAGAGATCGATCGGGACGTGCTTTTCGGCGCAGGCATCACGCATCGCCGCGACGATGTCCGGGGTTCGGATGGTCTCGAGATCCTCGACGGTGACCGACCCGCGGTCCGTCCGGTGCTGTGCAGCCACGCGTGAATCCCGCAGTCGTTCAGCACGTTCCACCACATTGCGGGAGAATCGCCCGTTCTGCATGACGTCGATGCCGTGGGCGCCGTCCGGGGCCCGGTAGGCACGCAGAATCCGGCACCCGGCGTTGAAGGCTTCCTGGGCCGCCGGCTCGATGACGGTGGCGCGAGGCCGTCCGTAGCGCAGCGCGATCTCCACCAACTCGTCCGGGTTGTAGGACTCGAACCTCAGCTTGCGGTTGAACCGGCCCGCCAGACCCGGGTTCACCGTGAGGAACTCGTCGACCTCCTTCTCGTAACCCGCACCGATGAAACAGAAGTCGAAACGGTGCACTTCCAGGGCTACCAGAAGCTGGTTGACGGCCTCCATCCCGATCATGTCGGGTCTGCCGTCGTGGTGTCGCTCCACCAGTGAGTAGAACTCGTGCTTCATCCGGACGGAGAACCGGGTGATGGCAGCTTTCAGTCTGCGGTTGTAGAACAGGTGACCCGAATTCTGGTCGCGATTTGAAAGGTTCAGTGGCACGCCCGGTGTCCCTTCACCGCTCTATCTGTAATACGCCGCACTTTGTCACCATAACGGCGCCGCTGACTGCTCGACGACACCAAACTCGAGGCGCTACGAGACTGGCGTGCCGGGAGTGGCGGGTGTTCCGCAGGAGCCCTCTCATCGCAGACCGCCTCCGTATCGTGCCTCGTTGTCGGCCCGGGCTTCCTCCCGCAGGGCGTCGAATGCGGCGTTGAGGCGGCGGGCGAGATCCGTGTGGGTGTATTCGACGGTGACGCTTGGATGCAGAGTCAATTCGAGCAACTTTCCATCAGAATTGACCACGGCTTGGATGTCACCGAGATCAACGCTATAGGTGATCTTCTCTGCCTCGGCGACCAATTTTTCCCATCGGTCCGCCGCGGCGTTCAATTCCCGGAGAACTTCGTCGACCAGGGCGCGGTCATCCATCGATACCCGCTCTCCGGTGGCGGCAACCGCCCCGGCCCGACCCCGACATTCCGCCAGTATGTCCAGGCCCGGCGAGTCTCGTCAATTCATCTCAGCACGCAGCGCCAGCCATCTTCAGCAACGTCGCCTCAGGAAGTGTGCGCAGCGTTGCCAGAGGGCGATCGGTTGCACTCGATGAACCAGGCGAAGTGGTAGTTGGCCGCATCTCGGTCACCTGCGACCAACGCGGTGGTGGCGGCCAGCAGCAGACAGTTCAGCAGAAGTGCGGAATCCGTTGCGGGATAGCGCGACAACAGCTGATATCGCGCGGTGTCGAGGTGAACACGCAGGACATCGAGTTCTGCATCCACAACTCCGGTGCCCGCCGCGGCCGCCCTGGCGAGCGTATGGGTGATCCGCGGCAACCCCTCACGCCATCGGGTGGCCTCGGACAGCAGCCAGCCCAGGTCGTCGATCTCCGGCGCGGACATTGCGCCCGGCGCCTCACCAGAATCGATTGCGCGACCTCCGGTGAAGGGATCACCGGGGTTGTAGCGCACCGCCGTCTCGGTGACGCCGAGCAGTGCGCGCAGACTTCCTGCACGTTTCTCCGGTGCCGGCACCTCGGTGCCGGGCGGCAACACGATGCCAGGTGGCACCCAGCCGTAAGCCAGGTCTGTCACCACCACGGTGGTGCCGTCCGGCCTGAGACCCGCCGCCCAGCGCAGGCCCGGCTCCTGCCGAGCGAGCATGTCGACCATGCGGCGCAAGCGTTGTTCGGGTGTCTCCGGCTGGGCTTGTTCGGCCGGCTCCTGCTCGCCAGGCTCCTGCACCGTCGGCTCGGCGGGCTCTTCGGCTGGAGGTGTCGGCAGCCGGGGCATGGCGCGGGTGGGTTCATCGGTGTGCGGGCCCAGACTGGGCAGCACCTGGGTGGCCTCGACTGCCTGGTTGTGGAGTTGACGCATCGTCGACTCCACCCGCTGTACCGCGAATGCGCGCGCGGAATCCACAACACGGTTCTGCTCGGTGGCACGCACCGCGTCCGGCATCGGAGTCTCGTGCAGAATTCGCAGCTTGTGGTTGGCGGAGTCGGCGATCCGCTGCAGATCCCTCTTGAGGTAGTCGGCGATGGGTGCCGTCTCGGGAGTCACGTTGTCCAGTACGGCCGGCCACAGCCCACCGAGCACCCAGGGCGTGCAGTCGTCAGGCATGCGGAACGTCGGCACCGAGAGGGCTTGTTCGGTAGCCCTCTTCAAGCGCTGACGTGCAGATCGCCGCCCGAAAACCGCCACCGGCCAAGCGTACCGGCGCCTGCTCACGGCGCTATTCAGCTGAATTGTGGGCCGACGGCGGCGGCGGTAGCGTCGCGTTCATGACGGACTCGACTCTGCAGGCCCAGCTCGACGAGGTGCGTGCGCTGCTGGCTCGGGCCAGGGAGCTGTTCGGAGAGGCTCCGCTGCCGCCGCCTGCAGATATCGCCCCGGCTGCTGACGCAGTGCAGAACTGGGTGCGCTGAGCGATTCTCAGGCAGCCGCCCGGCGCGTCAGCGCCGACCGAATGACGTCGAAATCGTGGTTGTTGACGCGGAACAGCCCGAACCTGAAGCGAAAGCCCCAATGCTGCTTGTCCTCGATGAACTCGAGGTGCTCGATCAGCGGGCGGATGGGCACCGGCGTGCATTCGACGAACTCCACCCGGCGCCGAAACGGCGTGGCGCCCGATGCCAGCTCTACTTGGTACGGCTGGTCGTCGACGACCTGCCCGAGCGCGGTGAACATCCGCAGCGGCTCACCGTCGGGGTAATCGGTTTTCGGTGAATAGAAGGCGATCCAGTCGCCTTGCGCCAGCCGCTGGAGCCGGTCCGGCTTGCCATGGTCGGCCTGCGTGAAGCCTCCCGCGACGCCGCGTGCGACGTGCTGGGCGCTGATGGTGTTGATCCATGCGGTCATGACGCCACGGTAGAAGCGGGGTCCGACAACACGACATTTCTGGAACGTGTTCTAATTCACCGGGAGGAGGGCTCCGATGGCCACTGTTGCCGTGATTCCTGCAGGTCCCGCTGAGGTGACCAGCAAGTGGCTGACCTCGGTGCTGGGAGTCGAGGTCCGTGCTGCGACGGTGAGTCCGGTCGGCACCGGACAGACCGGCGCCACTTATCGAGTGGCACTGGACTACGCGAGGCCGACGGACCTTCCTTCGACTCTGATCGTGAAACTGCCGTCCCAGGATGAGGCGGTCCGCGAACGGGTGGCGCTTGGCTACCGATCGGAGCACTCGTTCTACACCGAGGTGGCCCATACGCTGGACTTGCCCCTGCCGCACTGTTACCACTGCGAAATCGACCGTGATGGAGCCGATTTCGTGATGCTGCTGGCCGATCTCGCCCCCGCTGTACAGGGTGATCAACTGCAGGGATGCAGCGCGACGGAAGCCCGCCTGGCCGCTCGCGCCCTGGCCGGGCTCCACGGTCCGCGTTGGTGTGATCCGGCGTGGTTGACGTTCACCGGGGCCACCATGCCGCGTCCTGACGCGGACTTCGCCCGCGGTCTCGGTGACCTCGCCGTAATGGCAGCCGAGACCACGCTGAGCAGGCTGGGGCACAGGATGTCGGCACCGGATCGCGAAACCCTCACCACCACAGCCGCTCTGGTGGGTCAGTGGCTGCTCCTGGAGCCCGAGCGGTTCAGCTTGCTGCACGGAGATTACCGGCTGGACAACCTGCTGTTCGATCCTGATCGGACCCGCGTCACCGTCGTGGACTGGCAGACGTTGACGGTGGGCCTGCCCGCGCGGGATCTGGCGTACTTCGTGGGGACCAGCCTGTTGCCCGACGAGCGGGCCGCAGCTGAGCGTGGCCTGGTCGCCGACTACCACCGTGAGCTCCTGAGGCACGGCGTGGTGGACTACGACGCCGAAACCTGTTGGCGCGACTACCGCCTCGGTACGCCACAGATCCCGCTGATCACCACGTTCGGATTTGCGTTCTCCGCTGCCACCGAACGTGGGGACGACATGGTGCTGACCATGCTGGAACGCGGTTGCCGAGCCATCCGGGAACTCGGAACGCTGGAGTTGATCGTCACGCCCCCAACGCGTCGGCGAAAGCCCTGATCCGACTCACCGTTCCGGGCGGTATCACACCGTGGTTGCGAAGAGACCAGATCTGTTCGGCAGTGATGTCGAGCAGTTCGGAGATGACATGTTCGGGCAACCCCGACAGCCCACAAGCACGGTCGAAGCGCGCACCCAGGCTGTCCGGGAGTTTGGCCATCAACGCGGCCCGCGTGTTCTCCAATGCCTTGATGAGCTCCATGAGCTGGCCGTGCGGATCGGCTCCGCTGTTGACAGCCACCCGCCAGGAGTTGGCGGCCAGCAACTCGGCCTTGACACACTGATCGATCACCGAGCGCACTACGTTTTCGTATTCACTTGAGGTCCGCGGCGGCAGCCGGTCGATCACCGAATTGATCGACTCGAGTTGAGCGGCGGCGAAACCCTCGAACACCTCGGTGTCCGCGCGTCGAGTGACGACAACCGGTGACTCCGGATCGCCGGCTTGCCGGCGGATCTCCCCGGCGCCCAGCAATGCGGCCAGTTCGGCGTCGGGATCGTCGGCGATGACCAGTCGCGCGTAGGTGCCCGGAGGTAGTCCCAGCCCGTTCTCAAGCTTGCGAACTGTGCCTTTGTGCGCCTTCCTGGTTCCGCGCTCGAGGTAGCTCAGGCCCATGATGCTCACACCCGTGGCATCGGCCAAGTCCGCCAGCGACCAGTCGCGCGACTCCCGCAGTGCGCGGAGTGCGGCGCCGGCTGCTTCCCGGCTCACGCCTGCGTTCCGGACATGCGGGAATGGTACACAGCCCGCTTCGTCTCCTTTTGTGTATATGTTTTTGTCTTCGTTTCTTGCGTTGCCATCGATTCGCATATACGCTTTCGTCATCGCTTCAACCCGAGGAGACGCTCACATGGACCGACCTTGCGCCTCGAACCCCGACCTGTGGTTCGGCTACTCCGACGACGACGGTGCAGACGGTGCCGCCAAGGCCCGCGCCTACGAAACGGCGTCTCTCGAGGCCCGCACCATGTGTCTGCGTCGGTGTCCGTTGGCTCAGCAGCGGCTGTGCGCGAAGCGCGCCGTCGACCACGGTGAGGAGTACGGCGTCTGGGCCGGAGTGAAGCTTCCCGGCGGTCAGTACCGCAAGCGCCACCAGCTTGCCGCCGCACACCAGACGTTGCGTCGGATTGCCGCCGGCGAGATCAGTGCGCGCCAACTTCCGGAGAACGCGGCGCTGCTGGAGCGGCGGCAGTCCGAGGCGCTCCCCATCGCCGCGGCGGTCATCCACTTGCCGCTGCTGCACTGCAATCCCCGTAACGCGGCCTGAGGCAATCCGACATGAGTGAGCTGGAGATCCTGAGCCGGGCTCACCACCTGTTCGCCGACGAGGCTCGACAGCTTCCACTTCAGGCTGACGTCGACCACCTCCAGGCCGCACTGCGCCGAGCCGCCGACCTGAACACCGGTGGCGGACATGATCGTTACCGACACGCGGTGGACACCGCCCGCGAGCTGCTGCGCCGAACCGCGGCCACCGACGCCGACTTCGCCGCACTCGTGGCGCGCGCGCAGCGTGACCATCTGCTGGCTCGACAGCTCACGCGGGCAGTGCTGGAAGCAGCACGAGCCGACGTGGGTGCGGCGGCGGATTCCCCAGTTGCACAACGCGAGGCGATGCGGCGCACCGCCCAACGACTGCGGGCTCAACAGCAGCACGTGTTATCGGCCCGTCGACGTGCCCGTCGCCGTCTTGCCCTGCTGCTCCTGCTCCGGTACCGCGGACGTCGGGGGTTTCGCGGACTGGGGCCCGGCGTCGTGCCGAATGCAGGAGGACGGGCAGGAGTCGCGGTTCGTGCGGCATTGTCGCGACTGGGGATGCCATACGTGTGGGGAGCCACCGGTCCCGATCGCTTCGACTGTTCAGGTTTGGTGCAGTGGGCCTACCGACAAGCTGGCGTCAGCTTGGACCGCACCACCTATGACCAGATTCATCAGGGTATTGCCGTGCCGCGCAGCCACATCCAGCCGGGCGATCTCGTCTTCCCCAACACCGGACACGTGCAGATGGCCATAGGCAACGGGATGGTGGTGGAGGCACCGCACGCAGGAGCGAATGTGCGGATCAGCCGGCTGGGCTCCGATGTGGTGATTCGCCGGGTCTGGTGATGTAGCCATGAATTGTCAGCGGTCCCTTGCCGGGAGTACCGTCCCACCATGTCAGACGGCACCGACGCGTCCGCCATCACCATGAGGCAGAACGCTCTGTCGGCCCGCCATCAGGAACTTTCCGCCGCAGACGCGGTGCTGGCAGCGGCGGTGATCGGCGCCCACGCCATCACCGTGCAATCGCGTGAGCGCCTTGATGCCATCGGCGCCGAGATCGAGAACGCCGTCGCACAGCAACATACGTGGGCCTTGGACACCGCCGCGGGCGCGCGCGAATTCCAACGTTTCCTGCTGGCCAAGCATCGTGACATCACCGCGGTGGTCACCGATGCGGTGGCGGACGCCGACGCGCGGGCAGCCGAGATTGCGCAGTTGGCCGACCGGTACCGGTAGTCAGTCGGTAGCGGCCAGCGCCGTCACAGCGGGCTCCGGTGCCGGCAGCGGATCCGCGTCGGCACTGAAGCAGAAGATCGCGACCACAAAGCTGAGCGCCGAGACCACCCCGGCGGCGATGGCAAAACCGCCGTCACCGTCGCCCAAGCCGCTGGCCAGAGCGATGGCCGCGGCGATCACCGCAGTCAGGGTGAGAAAGAGTGCCGTGGCGCTGCGCGCCTCGGCAAAGGTGCCGTTGGCTGGTGTCTGCCCCTGTGTGCGGTCGGACATTCTGTGCTCAACCCCTCGGTCTGAGAGCGCGAAGCTCGGAGAAACTGGATGGTTTTTACCCCGATTGCCGGTTGCCAAACAGGCTGGCCGAAGGTGAATTGTTGGGGTGAGCAGCCCTCGGTAGTGTCCGGCCCATGGTGGAGTTCGGGTGACGACGCACAGGGAACTGCTCGACGCCGTGACGCACGTCGGCAGCGTCACCGGTGACCCCGCGGCCTGGAAACGGGGTCTCACGTCGTCGGATGTCGCGCTCCTGGGAGTCGTGGTGGCGCCGGAGAACGAGGTCGCGGCGGTGCTGGCCAAGATCAAGGCCAATCACCCCACTCTGTTCGATCCACGCACCGGAGCTCCGGTGGTTCCCACCGCTGCGGCGGCCATCCCGGCTGAAGAACAGCAGGGTGTCGGCGTGGCCGCCATCAAGAAAGCCGAAACGGATCTGGCGCACCAGAACTCGGCTGTCGCCCAGCTGGACCTGCTGGTCATCGCGGCCGTCCTCAACGCACACAGCACCTCCACCCAGGGTGGCGCCGAACTGCGTCGCTTGCAGCAGGAGATCGAGAACGCGGTGCGCGTGCGCACCGATCTCGACACCCCGGCCGGGGCGCGGGACTTCCAGCGGTACCTGATCGGCAAACTCCGCGAAATCGGCGCTCTGGTGCACAGCGCCGGCCTGGATGACAACTCCAAAGCGGTGCTGGCCAGTGCCTGGACCGCGCTGTACGAGTCGTCGAGACGCACCACGGCTGCCGAGACTTCTCCCGCTGCGGCGGCTGCCGGCACGGCCCCCGGCCCCGTCGGCCTCGGCGAGCTGCCCGCCTACGGCGCCGACCTGGGGTCCGACCCGCTGCTCGAGCAGCTCCTCGCACAAGAGTCGCCGGCCCCCGCGCCGCCGGCTCCTCTCCCGCCACCACCGAGCGCCCCGGCGGCGGCGTCCATACCGCAGACAGGTATCCCCAGCCCGTCGATGCTGGGTGGGCCAGGCGGAGCCTTGCCCTCGGCACTTCCGGGAATGCCACGCGCAGAAGAGGATTCGTCGGTGCCCCAACGCACCGCAGTCGCGAGTCCCGATTCCCTGGACAGCCTACTTTCCGAAGCGGAATCGGTTCTGGCAGAGGATATTCCGCCCGGCGAGGAGCCTCCCGAGGACAAGCAACCAGCCGACGCCGAGCCTGACGAAGAACCCACCGTCGAGTCGTCGGAGATCCGGCTGCCCGACGGCGATGTCATCACCGCCCCCAATCCGCAACTGGCCAAGGTGATCAACAGTGCGCTGGCCGGCACCCCCATCGCAGAGGCGTTTCACCGCAACGGACTCGGCGTTCCGCCGCCGGGGACCCCGGTCGCCCACCCCGTGGACCCAGCCGATGTCGACACCGGCGACGTCGGGATGTTCACCGACCGTCTGGCGGTGGCTCTGGACCGCACGAGAGCCCTGCAGGATGGCCAGATCGGTCCACTCGCCGGCGTCAGTGGACCCAGCTTCCTAGGATGGATACACCCGCCGTCACCCACCGACACTGCACCCGCCGGAACCGATACCCCAGCACCAACTCGACCGGCGACCACGCCGGCCAGCTAGGAGATCCTCATGGACAACCGCATTGTCATCGATCCGGCGAATCTGCGCGACGCCGCCCGCCGGCATGCCGAGACCGCGGACTATCTGCGCACCGTGCCGAGCACACACGACGCCATTCAGGACAGCCTCGACTCGTTGGGCCCCATCTTCGGCGAGCTCCGCGAAGCCGCCCGTGAACTGCTGGAACAGCGGCGGCTGTGTTACGACCAGCAGGCCGACGAGCACGCGCAGATGGCGGACAACCTGCACCGATCGGCCACGATGTGGGAAGAGCACGAAGCCCAGAGCGCTCGACGCCTGCACGCGGTGACCGACGAGGACTGAGGATGGAACCGGACCCGGCCTTCGACGTACAGCATCCCAGCGGTCAGCTGCTGTTCCGCAGTTGCCGTGGGGGGTATCTGCACAGCGTCGTGCTCACCGAGTCGGCGATGCAGGCCGATGCGCAGAGCCTCTCCAGGGCAATCCTGTTGACGGCCGACGTGTCCCACCTTCGTGCACTGATGGAGGTGCGATCGGAGATTCTCGCCGCCGGTCACACCCCGTCTGAGGAGGTGCCCGGCGAATCCGAACTACGGGCGGCGTCGGCCGCCTTGGCCGAGCATCAACTGCATCCATAAGCAGCCTCGGACGGGCGTCTAGTAGATGTTGGACGGCCGGATCATGCCCTCGGCCAGATCGCCGAAACCGGGGGCCATGATCGCACCGGGATGTCCCACCACCTGTTCGACGATCGCCGTTTCGGTGGTGATCAGCAGGGCGGCGATGGAGGCTGCGCTCTCCAGCGCCGCGCGGGTCACCTTCAGCGGGTCGATCACACCTTCGTCGAACATGTCGCCGTATTCGCCGGACAGCGCGTTGAAGCCGTGGCCCAGAGGCAGGTCCTCGACGATCTGCACCACGTCGTCGCCCTCGAAGCCGGCGTTGGTGGCGATCCAGCGCAGCGGTTCGGCCAGCGCACGGCGCACCACCTGGACGCCGATGCCCTCGTCACCGGGCAGATCGAGGTCGGCCAGCGCGCGGTGCGCCTGGGCCAGTGCCGTGCCACCGCCGGCCACGATGCCCGCCTCGGCGGCGGCTCGGGTGGCCGCCAGGGCGTCTTCGACGCGCAGCATGCGCTCCTTGAGTTCGACGCTGGTGGCGCCGCCGACGCGGATGACCGCCACCCGTCCGGTCAGCCTGGCCACCCGCAGTTCCAGGCTGTCGCGGTCGGCGTCGATGCGAGCCCGTTCGTGTTGGGCTTCCAGCTGCGCCACCCGGGCACTGACCCGCGCGGGGTCACCGTGCGCGCCCACGATCGTGGTGTCGTTCTCGGTGACGGTGACCCGGTCACACGAACCCAGGTGTTCCCCCTTGACCTCACCGAGTTCCAGGCCGGTGTCCTTGGCGATCACGTGTCCGCCGAGCGCCACCGCCAGGTCCTCGAGTTCGGCGACTCGGCGGTGCCCGAAGCCGGGCGCGCGCACCACCACCGACTGCATGGTCTTGTGCATGTTGCCGCCGACCAGGAGTTGCAGAGCGGGTCCGTCGACGTCCTCGGCGAGCACCAGAAGCGGCCGGTCGGCCCGCTTGGCCGCCTCGATGGTGGGCATGATGTCCTGCACCGCGGTGATCTTCTTGTTGGTCAGCAGGATCACCGGGTTGTCCAGCACGGCCTCCATACGGTCCTGGTCGGTCACCATGTAGGCAGAGATGTAGCCGTGGCCGAACTCGATGCCGTCCACCACGTCGACGCTCAGTCCCAGGACGTCGCTCTCCTCGGTGGTGATGACGCCGGGCTCCCCGACGTGCTCGACGGCGGTGGCGATCACCTCGCCGATGGACTCGTCGTCACTGGCGGCCAGCGTGGCGATGCGTAGCAGGTCGCTGCGCCCGCCGAGGGCCACGGACTGTTCGGTGAGGCTTCGTAGCACCACCGGCACGGTCCTTTCGATACCACGACGCAGCCGCATCGGGTTGGCTCCGGCGTCCACCGCACGCAGTCCCTCACGAACCATCGCCTGTGCCAGCACGGTGGCGGTGGTGGTGCCGTCACCCACCATGCCATTGGTCTGCATGGCGACCTCCTTGACCAGCTGGGCACCCATGTTGGCGAACGGGTCAGCGAGCTGGATCTCTCGGGCGATGGTGACGCCGTCATTGGTGATGGTGGGCGGCCCCGTCAGTTTCTCCAGCACCGCATTCCGGCCCTTCGGGCCCAGCGTCACCTTGACGGCGTCGGCCAGCGCGTTGACGCCGTACTCCAGGCGCGCGCGGGCGTCGCTGTTGTACCGCAGCTCCTTTGCCATGGTCTGTGTCCTCTCGTGAAACTGGTTGTCAGGGAATGAGAATCGCGCGGCCGCGTACCTGGCCGGCGTCGAGATCGTCGAGCGCGTTCTGGAAATCGTCGAGCGCGTACTTACTGGTGTGCAGCGTGACCTTGCCCTGGGCGGCCAGCGCCATCAGATCCTGCAGGTCGTTGTAGGAGCCGACGAGGTTGCCGATGAAATTGATCTCGGTGGAGATGATGTCGATGGTGGGAACGTTGATGTTCTCGCCATAGCCCACGACGTAGTAGTTGCCGGCGCGGCGCAGCATCGCCACGCCCTCTGCGGTGGCGCCACCCTCACCCACGAAGTCGAGCACCGCTTCGGCCCCGTGCCCACCGGTGAGATCGCGGATGTGCTCCAGCTGGGTGCCGTCAGCCACGATGCCGTGGTCGGCACCGATGTCGACGGCCAGTGCCACTGCGGCGGGATTGCGGTCCACCACCACCACGGTGGCACCCGAAATGGCTTTCAGCACTTGGATTCCGATATGACCCAGACCACCGGCACCGATGACGACGCAGACGTCGCGCGGGCCGACGATCCGGGCGATCTTTGCCGCGGCGTGATACGCCGTCAATCCGGCGTCGGCCAATGCCGCGACATCAGCGGGTTCCAGTGTGTCGTCGATCTTGACCACGCTGCGCGCCGTGGTCTTCAGGTACTCCGCGTAGCCGCCATTGGTGTCGATGCCGGGAAAGGCGCTGCTCTCGCAGTGCACATCGTCGCCGGAACGGCAGGCCCGGCACAGTCCACAGGTGATCAGGGGATGCAGGATCACCTTGTCGCCGGGCACCACATTCGTCACCGCGTCACCGATGTCGGACACCCAGCCGGCGTTCTCGTGTCCGATCGTATATGGCAGTGCGACACCGGATTTCTGCTCCCACTGCCCTTCCAGGATGTGCAGGTCGGTACGGCAGACACCGGCTCCGCCGATCCGGACGATGACGTCCAGCGGGCCGGTGACGGTCGGTTTGGCGACATCGGTCAGCTGGAGTTTGGTGTGGTAGCCCACCACCTGGACGGCTTTCATGGCAGTCTCCTGAGGTCTGTGAATTCCGGTGTTGTACTGCCGCCGTCGGCGTATCGGGTGGCCAGCAGACCACGGCAGAAGTGGCCGTTGCCTTCCATGGAGATCCGCACCGACCGGGCGAACCGCAGCCGCATCGGCACCTGCTCCGGCGTCAGCGCCCTACCGTCCTCGCCCACCATGACCCGGCTGTTGGGGCAGGTACTCAACCCGATGCTCACCCTCCGACGCATCAACGCCGCCTTCTCTCTGCCGGGCGGCAGATCACGCAACGTCAGGTGGAAGAGCTCACTGTCCTGCACCCCTTCTCGACGGATCATGTCCGTGACACAGCGTTCCATCGCGGCGGTGTGCGCCTTGTGCGCAAAGGTGCGCCGCAATTCGTCCAGGCTGTCGAGCGCCTCGACGCCGAACGTGCCGCGGTATCCGGCATCGGCAGCCAGTCCGGCATTGATCTTGTCGCTGTCGTGGTGATCGTCGAGCAACACCCGCACCTCGCCGAACTCCAGGTACCGCAACGCGTCCAGCGCGTCGGAGGCCATCAGGTAGGCGAAGTTCGGTGAGCAGAACGCCGTGGGCAACCGCAGGTGCACCTCGACACCGTCGTCGTCCACCAGGATCGAGCGGACAAACCCGAGATCGGTTATGGGTTCGTCCAACTCGGGGTCGATGACAGTGTGCAGCGCTGCCATCACCTCGGCGCGCACATCGACAAGGGCCAGAGTCACAGTGAAACCTTCTCTTTGGCGCCCGCCGCCACCTCCACCTGGTCTTGGCCGGGGGTGGACAGCTGCAGGTGCTCGGGTACCTGCAGGTC
Coding sequences within:
- a CDS encoding phosphotransferase family protein gives rise to the protein MATVAVIPAGPAEVTSKWLTSVLGVEVRAATVSPVGTGQTGATYRVALDYARPTDLPSTLIVKLPSQDEAVRERVALGYRSEHSFYTEVAHTLDLPLPHCYHCEIDRDGADFVMLLADLAPAVQGDQLQGCSATEARLAARALAGLHGPRWCDPAWLTFTGATMPRPDADFARGLGDLAVMAAETTLSRLGHRMSAPDRETLTTTAALVGQWLLLEPERFSLLHGDYRLDNLLFDPDRTRVTVVDWQTLTVGLPARDLAYFVGTSLLPDERAAAERGLVADYHRELLRHGVVDYDAETCWRDYRLGTPQIPLITTFGFAFSAATERGDDMVLTMLERGCRAIRELGTLELIVTPPTRRRKP
- a CDS encoding WhiB family transcriptional regulator, which produces MDRPCASNPDLWFGYSDDDGADGAAKARAYETASLEARTMCLRRCPLAQQRLCAKRAVDHGEEYGVWAGVKLPGGQYRKRHQLAAAHQTLRRIAAGEISARQLPENAALLERRQSEALPIAAAVIHLPLLHCNPRNAA
- a CDS encoding DUF2710 family protein, with translation MDDRALVDEVLRELNAAADRWEKLVAEAEKITYSVDLGDIQAVVNSDGKLLELTLHPSVTVEYTHTDLARRLNAAFDALREEARADNEARYGGGLR
- a CDS encoding DUF2694 family protein, whose product is MEPDPAFDVQHPSGQLLFRSCRGGYLHSVVLTESAMQADAQSLSRAILLTADVSHLRALMEVRSEILAAGHTPSEEVPGESELRAASAALAEHQLHP
- a CDS encoding EVE domain-containing protein, whose translation is MTAWINTISAQHVARGVAGGFTQADHGKPDRLQRLAQGDWIAFYSPKTDYPDGEPLRMFTALGQVVDDQPYQVELASGATPFRRRVEFVECTPVPIRPLIEHLEFIEDKQHWGFRFRFGLFRVNNHDFDVIRSALTRRAAA
- a CDS encoding type VII secretion target, which produces MDNRIVIDPANLRDAARRHAETADYLRTVPSTHDAIQDSLDSLGPIFGELREAARELLEQRRLCYDQQADEHAQMADNLHRSATMWEEHEAQSARRLHAVTDED
- a CDS encoding helix-turn-helix domain-containing protein; protein product: MSREAAGAALRALRESRDWSLADLADATGVSIMGLSYLERGTRKAHKGTVRKLENGLGLPPGTYARLVIADDPDAELAALLGAGEIRRQAGDPESPVVVTRRADTEVFEGFAAAQLESINSVIDRLPPRTSSEYENVVRSVIDQCVKAELLAANSWRVAVNSGADPHGQLMELIKALENTRAALMAKLPDSLGARFDRACGLSGLPEHVISELLDITAEQIWSLRNHGVIPPGTVSRIRAFADALGA
- a CDS encoding DUF4226 domain-containing protein encodes the protein MTTHRELLDAVTHVGSVTGDPAAWKRGLTSSDVALLGVVVAPENEVAAVLAKIKANHPTLFDPRTGAPVVPTAAAAIPAEEQQGVGVAAIKKAETDLAHQNSAVAQLDLLVIAAVLNAHSTSTQGGAELRRLQQEIENAVRVRTDLDTPAGARDFQRYLIGKLREIGALVHSAGLDDNSKAVLASAWTALYESSRRTTAAETSPAAAAAGTAPGPVGLGELPAYGADLGSDPLLEQLLAQESPAPAPPAPLPPPPSAPAAASIPQTGIPSPSMLGGPGGALPSALPGMPRAEEDSSVPQRTAVASPDSLDSLLSEAESVLAEDIPPGEEPPEDKQPADAEPDEEPTVESSEIRLPDGDVITAPNPQLAKVINSALAGTPIAEAFHRNGLGVPPPGTPVAHPVDPADVDTGDVGMFTDRLAVALDRTRALQDGQIGPLAGVSGPSFLGWIHPPSPTDTAPAGTDTPAPTRPATTPAS
- a CDS encoding C40 family peptidase is translated as MSELEILSRAHHLFADEARQLPLQADVDHLQAALRRAADLNTGGGHDRYRHAVDTARELLRRTAATDADFAALVARAQRDHLLARQLTRAVLEAARADVGAAADSPVAQREAMRRTAQRLRAQQQHVLSARRRARRRLALLLLLRYRGRRGFRGLGPGVVPNAGGRAGVAVRAALSRLGMPYVWGATGPDRFDCSGLVQWAYRQAGVSLDRTTYDQIHQGIAVPRSHIQPGDLVFPNTGHVQMAIGNGMVVEAPHAGANVRISRLGSDVVIRRVW
- a CDS encoding DUF4226 domain-containing protein — protein: MSDGTDASAITMRQNALSARHQELSAADAVLAAAVIGAHAITVQSRERLDAIGAEIENAVAQQHTWALDTAAGAREFQRFLLAKHRDITAVVTDAVADADARAAEIAQLADRYR
- a CDS encoding DUF5631 domain-containing protein, which encodes MPDDCTPWVLGGLWPAVLDNVTPETAPIADYLKRDLQRIADSANHKLRILHETPMPDAVRATEQNRVVDSARAFAVQRVESTMRQLHNQAVEATQVLPSLGPHTDEPTRAMPRLPTPPAEEPAEPTVQEPGEQEPAEQAQPETPEQRLRRMVDMLARQEPGLRWAAGLRPDGTTVVVTDLAYGWVPPGIVLPPGTEVPAPEKRAGSLRALLGVTETAVRYNPGDPFTGGRAIDSGEAPGAMSAPEIDDLGWLLSEATRWREGLPRITHTLARAAAAGTGVVDAELDVLRVHLDTARYQLLSRYPATDSALLLNCLLLAATTALVAGDRDAANYHFAWFIECNRSPSGNAAHTS